In Pseudobdellovibrionaceae bacterium, the following proteins share a genomic window:
- a CDS encoding DUF2207 domain-containing protein, with protein MRNYILGLALLGAFFLGLSPASGAEAIDLFDIQVDLQPDSSFVVTETIVYEFGDNYKHGIYRDIPLRHHRDVDTGYGQIKGAYNVRLHVLGVGNERGEGRLFKVIHQGDGVRIRIGSPETTVTGTQIYKIRYVVQRAINYFAEWDEFYWNATGHQWNVPIRKAQVKVVLPGKDPAPLVKAANFVGYLGSTDSVLATEQPGFSYELTAENLSPSQGVTLVLALQKGQLQEPGKRQKLMWFLADNIILLISIGLPLFILLAMGLLYWKRGRDPDSHLPVMVQYEAPKDLNPAEVGTLLDEVAHTSDIVSTVLDLAARGYIKIKEIETKTLLFFTNTDYEFIKVKEADNQLNSFEKKFLRHLLGAKDSKKLSELKNKFYVHLSDLQDELYAALVKKKMFPRKPSSVRTSYAVVTSILIVLLGVLLVVVGIHLNQESHVPFVFVSCALSVGIAILFSRVMPRKSLKGSQAVRHCRGFEEFLSRVEKDRIKRMAEKDPQIFGRLLPYAVVLGCADEWAEKFEGLLTEPPDWYVSHHPYSPGSFRTGLLVRDLGQGMNSMANTFKSQPQSSGGSGSSGFSSGGGFSGGGFGGGGGGSW; from the coding sequence GTGCGAAATTACATCTTAGGCTTGGCTCTTTTGGGAGCCTTTTTCCTCGGGCTCTCTCCTGCGAGCGGGGCCGAGGCCATTGATCTATTTGATATCCAGGTGGATCTCCAACCAGACAGTTCCTTTGTGGTGACCGAAACCATTGTTTACGAATTTGGTGATAACTATAAGCATGGCATCTATCGGGACATTCCCCTTAGGCACCATCGGGACGTGGACACAGGATATGGGCAAATCAAAGGTGCCTACAACGTCCGCCTCCATGTTCTCGGCGTCGGCAACGAAAGGGGCGAAGGCCGCCTTTTTAAGGTCATCCATCAGGGAGATGGGGTGCGCATTCGCATTGGCAGCCCCGAGACCACGGTGACCGGAACCCAAATCTACAAGATACGCTACGTGGTGCAAAGAGCGATCAATTATTTTGCAGAGTGGGATGAGTTCTACTGGAATGCCACCGGCCATCAGTGGAACGTCCCCATTCGCAAGGCCCAGGTGAAAGTTGTCCTGCCAGGGAAAGACCCAGCACCTCTGGTGAAAGCAGCTAACTTTGTCGGTTACTTAGGAAGCACGGACTCCGTCCTGGCCACGGAACAGCCTGGCTTTTCCTATGAGCTGACGGCCGAGAACCTTTCCCCCTCTCAAGGAGTCACCCTAGTCCTGGCCCTGCAAAAGGGACAGCTGCAGGAGCCGGGGAAACGTCAAAAACTCATGTGGTTTTTGGCCGACAATATTATATTGCTGATATCAATTGGCTTGCCGCTTTTTATCTTGCTCGCCATGGGGCTTCTCTACTGGAAGCGGGGGCGAGATCCCGACAGCCACCTGCCCGTGATGGTGCAATACGAAGCTCCTAAAGACTTAAACCCAGCAGAAGTGGGTACTCTTCTCGATGAAGTGGCCCACACCTCTGATATTGTTTCCACCGTTCTCGACTTGGCCGCCCGTGGCTATATTAAGATCAAGGAGATCGAAACTAAAACCCTGTTGTTTTTTACCAATACGGATTACGAATTTATCAAGGTCAAAGAAGCCGACAATCAATTAAACTCTTTTGAGAAGAAGTTTCTCAGACATCTGCTCGGGGCAAAGGATTCTAAAAAACTCTCTGAACTCAAGAATAAGTTTTATGTTCACCTTTCAGACCTGCAGGACGAACTCTACGCGGCCTTGGTCAAAAAGAAGATGTTCCCACGAAAACCGAGTAGTGTGCGCACCTCCTATGCCGTGGTCACCTCGATTTTGATTGTTTTACTGGGCGTACTTTTGGTGGTGGTCGGCATTCACCTCAATCAGGAATCCCATGTTCCATTCGTGTTTGTTTCCTGTGCCCTCAGTGTCGGTATTGCCATATTGTTCTCACGAGTGATGCCACGAAAGTCCCTCAAGGGCTCCCAAGCTGTCCGCCACTGCCGGGGATTTGAGGAGTTTCTTTCGCGGGTGGAGAAAGACCGCATCAAGCGCATGGCCGAGAAGGACCCGCAGATTTTTGGCCGCCTTCTCCCTTACGCCGTGGTCTTGGGCTGCGCCGATGAGTGGGCCGAGAAATTTGAAGGTCTTTTGACTGAACCCCCTGATTGGTATGTTTCCCATCACCCCTATTCACCTGGGTCTTTTCGCACCGGTCTTTTGGTACGCGACCTGGGACAGGGAATGAACTCCATGGCCAACACCTTTAAGTCCCAACCCCAGAGTTCAGGCGGCAGTGGCAGTAGCGGCTTTAGCAGTGGCGGGGGCTTTAGCGGCGGCGGCTTCGGCGGCGGCGGGGGCGGCAGTTGGTAA
- a CDS encoding LemA family protein: MVLWIVLGVLGVVVLWVIATYNGLIQLRILTENSWSDIDVNLKKRHDLIPNLVNTVKGYAKHEQATLEKVIQARNQAVQAPNQESQMEAESALSALIPKIFALAEAYPDLKANTQFLDLQTQLTALESEIANSRRYYNAVVRDFNTKQQLFPASLIAGMFGFSTKKFFEVEEAAKATPQVSF, from the coding sequence ATGGTGCTATGGATTGTGTTGGGAGTACTTGGTGTCGTAGTCCTATGGGTGATTGCCACCTATAACGGACTGATTCAGCTGCGCATTCTCACCGAGAACAGTTGGTCGGACATTGATGTCAATTTGAAGAAGCGCCATGATCTCATTCCTAACCTGGTGAACACAGTCAAAGGCTACGCCAAACATGAACAGGCAACCCTTGAAAAAGTGATCCAAGCTCGTAATCAGGCGGTTCAAGCACCCAATCAAGAGAGCCAAATGGAGGCGGAGAGTGCACTCAGCGCTTTGATTCCTAAGATCTTTGCCCTGGCTGAAGCCTATCCCGATTTGAAGGCCAACACCCAGTTCTTGGACCTGCAGACTCAACTGACGGCCCTTGAATCAGAGATTGCCAACTCCCGGCGCTACTACAATGCCGTGGTCAGAGACTTTAACACCAAACAACAGCTATTTCCGGCCTCTCTCATTGCCGGAATGTTTGGCTTTTCCACCAAAAAATTCTTTGAAGTGGAAGAGGCCGCCAAAGCCACCCCCCAGGTTTCCTTCTAA
- a CDS encoding AgmX/PglI C-terminal domain-containing protein — translation MDLRLLLAIVPLCLTSCATVGEKIARRRGADPNIAIRHFEENLGPAKSCADHAVEQLTDQEGHVTIQWTVNDKGDVLEPMITENTLGDGAVGDCFLNLLRSLKFPPTPTLTKTTVLYTFKYNAVEEVTPSSGQ, via the coding sequence GTGGACTTGAGGCTTCTATTGGCAATCGTTCCGTTATGTTTGACATCATGCGCTACAGTAGGCGAGAAGATTGCGCGGAGGAGGGGGGCTGATCCCAATATCGCCATTCGCCATTTTGAAGAGAACCTTGGGCCGGCTAAGTCTTGTGCGGACCATGCGGTCGAGCAACTGACCGACCAGGAGGGCCACGTCACCATCCAGTGGACCGTGAACGATAAGGGCGATGTGCTGGAGCCCATGATAACTGAAAACACTCTAGGTGATGGTGCGGTTGGTGATTGCTTCCTCAACCTCTTGCGTAGCTTGAAGTTTCCACCCACACCGACATTGACCAAAACCACCGTACTCTACACGTTTAAGTACAACGCTGTGGAAGAAGTCACCCCATCGTCCGGACAATAA
- a CDS encoding DUF1499 domain-containing protein, with protein sequence MGLYPPLINDISTDLQNPPAFYYHAKEEPKRSWVYPQGQAAQQKEHYPQVRPLDGPPGISPQVVFEQVQELAKGQKDWTILFVDEKALRLEGMATTAILRFRDDFVIEVRTVGEGGDSAHAQVHMRSKSRLGRSDFGANAKRIVGFFNQIKDRLSKGQ encoded by the coding sequence ATGGGACTTTATCCACCGTTGATTAACGACATCTCGACCGATTTGCAGAATCCGCCAGCCTTTTACTATCACGCCAAGGAAGAGCCCAAGCGCAGCTGGGTCTACCCACAAGGACAGGCAGCCCAACAAAAGGAGCACTATCCTCAAGTTCGGCCTTTAGATGGACCGCCGGGGATTTCTCCTCAGGTGGTTTTCGAGCAAGTGCAGGAATTGGCCAAGGGGCAAAAGGACTGGACGATCCTGTTTGTGGACGAGAAAGCTCTTCGTTTGGAGGGGATGGCGACAACGGCCATCTTGCGTTTCCGCGATGACTTTGTCATCGAGGTGAGAACTGTCGGCGAAGGCGGGGATTCAGCGCATGCCCAGGTTCATATGCGATCTAAATCCCGCTTGGGCCGATCAGATTTTGGGGCCAATGCTAAGCGCATTGTGGGCTTCTTCAATCAAATAAAAGATCGTCTCTCTAAAGGACAGTGA
- a CDS encoding M20/M25/M40 family metallo-hydrolase, whose amino-acid sequence MVKAAGFLLAVIIGGLTVVTVGNTLFSGESASKGAVPAVEIPGWTIDSEQAEKSLRLFLQIPTISPEDISQRNRPAFEQALAFLRANFPLVHEQLETEIVSELSLVIRWPGANSDLKPVLMMAHYDVVPVEGQEWSKDPFAGEVDGDFIYGRGAVDDKSSVMALLEATELGLKNGFKPQRDLYFVFGHDEEVGGTQGAQVVAQTFKDRGLEFEFILDEGGIITEGSKLGIPRNVALIGIAEKGYSDLELAITGTPGHSSMPPSSTTIGRLAQAIRKVESHPFPASVDGVFSQTLEALIPHASLFQKWALSNLWLTAPLVESKLAKNSTTNAFIRTAQSVTMIKGGTKANVLPAEAKANVNLRLLPGDRAEWAKQRISTLLTELPEVEVRQANPEFVNEASAVSSTESMGYSLISAAISKLDSSVVPIPYLVLGATDSRHYRELSPNTYRFLFASLFAEEVSRLHGIDERIRRKDYQRAIQFYATLIHNL is encoded by the coding sequence GTGGTAAAGGCAGCTGGCTTTCTATTGGCGGTGATTATTGGTGGGCTCACAGTTGTGACAGTTGGGAATACCCTTTTTAGTGGAGAGTCAGCTTCAAAGGGCGCGGTACCGGCGGTCGAAATCCCGGGCTGGACGATTGATAGTGAGCAAGCGGAGAAGAGTCTTCGCTTGTTCCTGCAGATTCCCACCATTTCTCCAGAAGACATTTCGCAAAGAAATCGGCCAGCCTTTGAACAGGCCTTGGCTTTTTTGCGCGCCAACTTTCCCCTGGTACATGAACAACTGGAAACCGAGATTGTTTCTGAGTTGAGTTTGGTCATCCGCTGGCCCGGAGCCAACAGTGATCTCAAGCCGGTTTTGATGATGGCCCACTACGACGTGGTCCCCGTTGAAGGACAGGAATGGAGCAAAGATCCCTTTGCAGGTGAGGTCGATGGGGATTTTATCTATGGACGAGGCGCGGTTGATGACAAATCCTCGGTGATGGCCCTTCTTGAAGCCACTGAGCTGGGTCTCAAAAATGGCTTTAAGCCTCAACGGGATTTGTACTTTGTCTTTGGTCACGACGAGGAAGTGGGAGGTACTCAAGGGGCCCAGGTGGTTGCCCAGACCTTCAAAGACCGGGGACTGGAGTTTGAGTTTATTCTTGATGAGGGTGGAATTATCACCGAAGGCTCAAAGCTCGGAATCCCCCGCAATGTGGCCCTGATTGGTATTGCCGAAAAAGGCTATTCGGATCTGGAGTTGGCCATCACGGGAACACCAGGGCACTCCTCGATGCCACCATCAAGTACGACGATTGGACGCCTGGCTCAGGCGATCCGTAAAGTTGAAAGCCATCCTTTTCCTGCTTCAGTGGATGGGGTTTTTAGTCAAACCCTTGAAGCTCTCATTCCCCACGCCTCTCTTTTTCAGAAGTGGGCCCTGAGTAATTTGTGGTTAACGGCTCCTTTGGTGGAATCTAAATTGGCCAAAAACTCCACCACCAATGCCTTTATTCGCACGGCCCAGTCTGTGACCATGATCAAGGGAGGGACAAAAGCCAATGTTCTTCCAGCCGAAGCCAAAGCCAACGTCAACTTGCGTCTGCTACCAGGAGATCGGGCCGAGTGGGCGAAGCAGAGAATTTCGACGTTGCTGACCGAGTTACCCGAAGTCGAGGTTCGTCAGGCCAATCCTGAGTTTGTCAACGAGGCCTCGGCGGTGAGTTCCACCGAGTCGATGGGGTATAGTCTCATTAGTGCGGCCATTAGCAAGCTGGATTCATCGGTGGTGCCGATTCCCTATTTGGTCCTAGGGGCAACGGACTCAAGGCACTACCGGGAACTAAGCCCCAACACCTATCGGTTTTTATTTGCCTCGCTCTTTGCTGAGGAGGTGAGTCGCCTGCACGGAATCGATGAACGCATCCGCCGCAAGGACTACCAGCGGGCCATCCAGTTTTACGCCACCCTCATCCACAACCTTTAA
- a CDS encoding FIST C-terminal domain-containing protein → MKVKSFGYQKGKGWSDKNPFEMEDHERNLILVFGVKDEDWARDAVKELAEHYPTSHIVGCSTSGEIQNAEVNDESLAVAMTHFQHTKLKTMRVNIKEYSSSVEAGKALVESLKAPDLSAVFILSDGLCVNGTQLLQGVSSVLDPKVVVTGGLAGDGDRFTSTYVLCPKGEICQDRVVAVGFYGDRVHVHHGSKGGWDIFGPERMVTKSEGNVLYELDHRPALELYKQYLGERAKELPASALLFPLNVRDPKDPETQYVRTILAIDEEKQSMTFAGDIPEGMTAQLMSANFDRLIDGAGEAASDITSLKQDLPTLSIAISCVGRRLVLGDRTEEEVEAVLEILPQGSHQVGFYSYGEISPLIEGRHCDLHNQTMTLTVIQEDEAA, encoded by the coding sequence ATGAAAGTAAAGAGCTTTGGCTACCAAAAAGGGAAAGGCTGGTCCGACAAAAACCCCTTTGAAATGGAAGACCACGAACGAAATCTCATCCTCGTTTTTGGTGTGAAGGACGAGGATTGGGCGAGAGATGCGGTTAAAGAGTTGGCCGAACACTATCCCACCTCTCACATTGTGGGATGCTCCACCTCAGGTGAAATCCAAAACGCCGAAGTTAATGACGAAAGCCTCGCGGTGGCAATGACTCACTTTCAACACACCAAACTTAAAACCATGAGGGTCAACATCAAGGAGTATTCCTCGTCCGTTGAGGCCGGGAAAGCCTTGGTGGAAAGTCTTAAGGCTCCTGATTTGAGTGCCGTCTTCATTCTTTCAGACGGTCTCTGTGTCAACGGCACTCAGCTTTTGCAGGGAGTGTCCAGCGTCCTTGATCCCAAAGTGGTGGTGACCGGTGGCTTGGCCGGAGATGGAGATCGTTTTACATCTACCTATGTACTCTGCCCTAAAGGGGAGATTTGTCAGGATCGGGTGGTGGCTGTTGGCTTTTATGGCGACAGGGTCCATGTCCATCACGGCTCCAAAGGGGGATGGGATATTTTTGGACCTGAGCGCATGGTGACCAAATCAGAGGGCAATGTGCTGTACGAGTTGGATCATCGCCCCGCACTTGAACTCTACAAGCAGTACCTGGGAGAAAGAGCTAAAGAACTCCCTGCCTCGGCCCTGCTCTTTCCCCTCAATGTGCGCGATCCGAAAGACCCTGAAACTCAGTATGTGAGGACGATTTTGGCCATTGACGAAGAGAAACAATCCATGACCTTTGCCGGAGACATTCCTGAGGGCATGACGGCCCAGTTGATGAGCGCCAATTTTGATCGACTCATCGACGGAGCCGGGGAAGCGGCTTCAGACATTACCAGCTTAAAGCAGGATCTGCCGACCTTGAGTATTGCCATTAGCTGTGTGGGGCGGAGATTGGTGTTGGGTGACCGCACTGAAGAAGAGGTGGAAGCCGTCCTCGAGATTCTTCCCCAGGGTTCTCACCAGGTGGGCTTTTACTCCTATGGGGAGATTTCGCCTTTGATCGAAGGGCGGCACTGCGACCTGCACAATCAAACCATGACTTTGACTGTTATTCAGGAGGACGAGGCGGCTTAA
- a CDS encoding rhomboid family intramembrane serine protease: MKDGSIPPSLEPSEPRRVLRQTLLTRRPRFFDAQLVLLWLGLMIVSSWSAWSDARLIEWGATIGPRILESGEVWRLITAQFLHSDLGHLLSNGYMIFILGLFVHAYFGWQVFPLAALGGGALVNLLTIASYPPEARLLGASGVVYWLAGFWLVLFLLIERQRSWPRRLLRVAGVGLLILFPSEFQPNVSYLAHSWGLILGVLSGVIFFVLRFKWIRSFEVFDIEYGG; the protein is encoded by the coding sequence ATGAAAGACGGCTCCATCCCCCCATCTCTAGAACCAAGTGAGCCCAGGCGGGTCTTACGCCAAACACTTCTCACCCGGCGGCCGCGATTTTTTGACGCCCAGTTGGTGTTATTGTGGTTGGGCCTGATGATCGTCAGTTCATGGTCTGCCTGGAGCGATGCCCGTTTGATTGAGTGGGGAGCCACAATCGGCCCCAGGATTTTGGAAAGTGGTGAAGTATGGAGGCTGATCACAGCCCAGTTTCTCCATTCGGATTTAGGGCATTTGCTCAGCAACGGTTATATGATCTTTATCCTCGGCCTTTTTGTTCACGCCTACTTTGGCTGGCAGGTGTTCCCACTCGCAGCCCTGGGTGGTGGTGCTTTAGTGAATCTGCTGACGATTGCCTCTTATCCTCCTGAAGCGCGACTTCTGGGCGCCTCAGGCGTGGTCTACTGGTTAGCTGGGTTTTGGCTGGTGCTTTTTTTGTTGATCGAAAGACAAAGAAGCTGGCCCCGTCGTCTGTTGCGCGTGGCGGGAGTTGGATTGCTCATTCTTTTTCCCAGTGAATTCCAACCCAATGTCAGCTACCTGGCTCACAGCTGGGGTCTCATTTTGGGAGTCCTCAGCGGAGTGATCTTCTTTGTTTTGCGCTTCAAATGGATTCGTTCTTTTGAGGTCTTTGATATCGAATATGGCGGGTGA
- a CDS encoding PAS domain S-box protein, with product MNQEIPQIEKTNGEKVESKPSGGNRPLLIIFFTMALANILILAGSLYFNHEILHSLADVSNRNSSEFEQRRSQAQATAERLGAYESLQGLAAILLLTGMMVAGYVLALRVRRKEGEIKTAKWQARRFRRTLDQAAIITTTDLHGRITDANQAFEKISGFSRDEVIGKNHRIINSDYHPPSFWQNFWNTLKAGQVFQGEVCNRAKDGSIYWVETQVIPQKDSLGNVVEYIAIRHDITERKLAEEKTQHHRAVIDSIGQIQRSFLEGGSARETFDYLLSVLLRATGSEYGYIGEVFYSGDKPFLKTHAITDISWNEETKALLTAKEEYGLEFHNMDTLFGHVITNNEFVIANDPAQDERAGGIPPGHPPLNAYLGIPIRFGDELVGSIGVANREGGYDMALVDEIHPYLEACALVIHALRERRAIEKAHRMLEDAQASAKMGSYSFDVENNKITWSRQMYQVFDFDLDATGTAPSLTEIHSRVHPEDVAIYDKAFEVGMETGAFQVVEFRILRRNGQVAYIHSRAGATFSRNGKLLTLQGTCQDITDVREMEARLEQEKNRLIQAAKMATLGEMASGVAHEINNPLAIIRGFSDQLLALAGKGTLDIDKVTDSSEKIGNQVMRIKKIVDGLRTFARDGEGDRMKEVPANKVVEETLELCRTRFASHEVELRVKLAEHSPTLSCREVQISQVLLNLLSNAHDAVLDSGVPERWVEISCVDDGDTVEFRVRDSGPGVSTEHRYLIFQPFFTTKEVGAGSGLGLSISKGIAESHKGTLYYDGTSGQNAFVLSLPKDPTQVEKAAKTAA from the coding sequence TTGAATCAGGAAATTCCACAAATTGAAAAGACAAATGGCGAAAAGGTTGAGAGCAAACCAAGTGGCGGCAACCGACCACTGCTCATCATCTTTTTTACTATGGCTTTGGCTAATATCCTGATCCTGGCAGGCAGTCTTTACTTCAATCACGAAATCCTACACTCCCTGGCAGATGTTTCGAACCGCAACAGTAGCGAGTTTGAACAACGACGGTCACAAGCTCAGGCCACAGCAGAGAGGCTAGGTGCTTACGAATCCCTCCAGGGATTGGCGGCCATTCTGCTATTAACAGGAATGATGGTGGCTGGCTACGTCCTCGCTTTGCGAGTTCGCCGCAAAGAAGGTGAAATCAAAACCGCCAAGTGGCAGGCGCGAAGATTTCGCCGCACCTTAGATCAAGCCGCGATCATCACCACCACGGACCTGCACGGGCGCATCACCGACGCCAATCAGGCATTTGAAAAAATCAGCGGTTTCAGCCGCGACGAGGTGATTGGCAAAAACCATCGCATCATTAACTCCGACTACCACCCGCCCAGTTTTTGGCAGAATTTTTGGAACACCCTTAAGGCCGGCCAGGTTTTTCAAGGGGAGGTCTGCAATCGGGCTAAGGATGGCAGTATTTACTGGGTGGAAACCCAGGTCATTCCGCAAAAGGACTCCTTGGGTAACGTTGTGGAGTACATCGCCATTCGCCATGACATCACAGAAAGAAAATTGGCCGAGGAAAAAACCCAACATCACCGGGCCGTGATCGATTCCATTGGCCAGATTCAACGCTCCTTCCTCGAAGGAGGCTCGGCACGGGAGACTTTTGACTATTTGTTGAGTGTTCTCTTGCGGGCCACAGGAAGCGAATATGGCTATATTGGTGAAGTCTTCTATTCGGGAGATAAACCCTTTTTGAAGACCCATGCCATCACCGATATTTCATGGAACGAAGAGACCAAAGCACTTTTGACAGCGAAGGAAGAATACGGCCTGGAATTTCACAACATGGACACTCTTTTTGGCCACGTGATCACAAACAATGAGTTCGTGATTGCCAATGATCCTGCCCAGGACGAAAGAGCCGGCGGGATTCCCCCAGGACACCCGCCACTCAATGCCTATTTGGGAATTCCCATTCGCTTTGGTGACGAATTGGTAGGTAGTATTGGTGTGGCCAACCGGGAAGGCGGCTACGACATGGCCCTGGTGGATGAAATCCACCCCTACCTGGAAGCCTGTGCCCTGGTCATTCACGCGCTAAGGGAACGACGGGCAATTGAAAAGGCCCACCGTATGCTGGAAGACGCCCAGGCCAGTGCTAAAATGGGCTCCTACTCATTTGACGTTGAAAATAATAAGATCACCTGGTCCAGGCAAATGTATCAGGTCTTCGACTTTGACCTGGACGCAACAGGAACAGCTCCCTCGCTAACAGAGATTCACAGTCGAGTGCATCCAGAGGACGTAGCCATCTACGACAAGGCCTTTGAAGTGGGAATGGAAACAGGCGCATTCCAGGTTGTTGAGTTCCGCATCCTGCGAAGAAATGGCCAGGTGGCCTACATTCACTCCCGCGCTGGTGCCACCTTTTCCCGCAATGGCAAGCTCCTGACCCTCCAGGGAACCTGTCAGGACATTACCGATGTGCGCGAGATGGAAGCCAGACTGGAGCAAGAGAAGAACCGCCTCATCCAAGCAGCCAAAATGGCCACTCTCGGTGAAATGGCCAGTGGCGTGGCCCATGAAATTAATAATCCTTTGGCCATCATTCGTGGGTTCTCTGACCAACTCCTGGCTCTGGCCGGCAAGGGCACCTTGGACATCGACAAGGTCACCGACAGTTCAGAAAAAATCGGCAACCAGGTGATGCGGATTAAAAAGATTGTCGATGGCCTGCGCACCTTCGCCCGCGACGGCGAAGGAGACCGCATGAAGGAAGTCCCGGCCAACAAGGTGGTTGAAGAAACCCTTGAACTCTGCCGCACCCGCTTTGCCAGTCACGAAGTGGAGTTGAGAGTGAAGCTAGCTGAACACTCCCCTACCCTTTCCTGCCGGGAAGTTCAGATCTCCCAAGTCTTGCTCAATCTTTTATCTAACGCCCATGACGCTGTCTTGGATTCAGGAGTCCCCGAGCGCTGGGTGGAAATCTCCTGTGTTGATGATGGCGACACGGTGGAATTTCGCGTGCGCGATTCAGGACCGGGAGTTTCCACCGAACACCGCTATTTGATCTTTCAACCCTTTTTCACCACCAAAGAGGTGGGCGCTGGCAGCGGACTGGGCTTAAGCATCTCCAAGGGCATTGCTGAATCCCATAAGGGAACCTTGTACTACGATGGCACATCTGGCCAAAACGCCTTCGTTCTGTCACTCCCTAAAGACCCCACTCAAGTGGAAAAGGCCGCAAAGACCGCTGCCTAA